The following proteins are encoded in a genomic region of Nymphalis io chromosome 8, ilAglIoxx1.1, whole genome shotgun sequence:
- the LOC126770264 gene encoding A-kinase anchor protein 1, mitochondrial isoform X2 yields the protein MAPCRQLLMWSVPSIAVLLGIFWFKKKREYAKSDPGGRERIKSLRDELAEALNAEAEIIKSSPICKIERSIIKSSPIDIIPNGSGSQRSSPLEMTDEEVDLEIEKIIKKKSLSKEKIMSLTSDKKTEDLSLRNDCIIVKDSQSNIYASFKTEIRNNTIDNVSQSSNDDDANYLTEDVSIYSEHNTSHPGSVISVAVVSENNGTEEKTTADSEDLQLNESNDNVVEESSNCNEPSDSANRFSLPQNRRISERDSANHSPVDPMLASPSMCHFSDSHSEGSSDSGKGCSEAASPPPANMNIVTSETGLRIHQFIIPQTLVGLLIGKYGSFVTKIKAKTGATVYVRRHPDLVKQKICAVEGTEPEIEAALEMIKEKFPEKRFPNFTTQEISAELYQRLSPLVPEFLQLVESVNNDTIMTCLVSAGHFFLQQPLHPTFPSLHALHRLMAATYQNPDVPALPRPVKESSICAAPTENNWYRAQIISTSEENDTSVVKLVDFGGYLTVDNDQLKQIRSDFMTLPFQATEALLAFVKPANDEAEWSGEALRIMAGLTAGQLLHAQVAGYDEAGLPLVHLYLTLNPQQVIFLNRELVDRGLAEWDIPPDS from the exons ATGGCACCTTGTCGTCAGCTACTTATGTGGTCAGTCCCATCAATAGCTGTTTTATTGGGAATTTTTTGGTTCAAGAAAAAGCGAGAGTATGCAAAATCTGACCCCGGTGGAAGAGAAAGGATAAAAAGCTTAAGAGATGAATTAGCAGAGGCTTTAAATGCTGAAGCTGAAATAATTAAATCCTCCCCAATATGCAAAATTGAGCGTTCTATTATAAAGTCTTCACCTATTGATATAATTCCAAATGGTAGTGGATCCCAAAGATCCTCTCCACTGGAAATGACTGATGAGGAAGTGGATCTAGAGatagaaaaaattattaaaaagaaatctcTTTCTAAAGAGAAGATAATGTCACTAACTTCAGATAAAAAAACAGAAGATCTTAGTCTCAGGAATGATTGCATTATTGTTAAAGATTCTCAATCTAATATCTATGcatcttttaaaactgaaattagAAATAACACTATTGATAATGTTAGTCAAAGTTCAAATGATGATGATGCTAATTATTTAACAGAAGACGTGTCTATTTATTCTGAACATAACACTTCACATCCAGGTAGTGTTATATCAGTAGCTGTAGTATCCGAAAATAATGGAACTGAAGAGAAAACTACAGCTGACAGTGAAGACTTACAGCTTAATGAAAGTAATGATAATGTAGTTGAAGAATCTAGTAATTGTAATGAACCTAGTGATAGTGCTAATAGGTTCTCCTTACCACAAAATAGAAGAATCTCAGAAAGAGATTCAGCAAATCATAGTCCAGTTGATCCAATGCTGGCTAGTCCATCTATGTGTCACTTCTCAGACAGTCACAGTGAG ggtTCAAGTGATAGTGGAAAAGGTTGTTCTGAAGCAGCCAGTCCACCTCCTGCAAATATGAATATTGTCACTTCTGAGACTGGATTGAGAATACACCAATTTATAATTCCACAAACTTTGGTTGGTCTATTAATAGGAAAATATGGTTCAtttgtaactaaaattaaagcaaaaacagGTGCAACAGTTTATGTAAGAAGACATCCAGATttagttaaacaaaaaatttgTGCAGTTGAAG GTACTGAGCCTGAAATTGAAGCAGCTTTAGAAATGATTAAAGAAAAATTCCCTGAAAAGAGATTCCCAAACTTTACTACTCAAGAAATTAGTGCTGAATTATATCAAAGACTGAGTCCTTTAGTACCAGAATTTCTTCAA CTTGTGGAGTCTGTAAACAATGACACAATAATGACGTGTCTGGTGAGTGCGGGGCACTTCTTCCTACAACAGCCGCTGCACCCCACCTTCCCTTCCCTGCACGCGCTGCACCGCCTCATGGCCGCCACTTACCAGAATCCGGACGTGCCGGCGTTGCCACGGCCAGTGAAAG agagCTCTATCTGCGCTGCACCAACTGAAAACAACTGGTACCGCGCGCAAATCATATCTACATCAGAGGAGAATGACACATCTGTAGTGAAGTTGGTTGACTTTGGCGGTTACCTCACCGTTGACAACGACCAGCTTAAGCAGATTCGTTCAGACTTTATGACACTGCCCTTCCAGGCAACGGAGGCTCTACTAGCTTTTGTGAAGCCTGCCAATGATG AGGCTGAATGGAGCGGCGAGGCGCTGCGCATCATGGCGGGGCTGACAGCGGGACAGTTGCTGCACGCGCAAGTCGCTGGCTACGACGAGGCGGGCCTGCCGCTTGTGCACCTCTACCTCACGCTCAATCCTCAG CaagtaatatttctaaatagagAGTTGGTGGACCGCGGCCTGGCGGAGTGGGACATCCCGCCGGACTCGTGA
- the LOC126770264 gene encoding A-kinase anchor protein 1, mitochondrial isoform X1: MAPCRQLLMWSVPSIAVLLGIFWFKKKREYAKSDPGGRERIKSLRDELAEALNAEAEIIKSSPICKIERSIIKSSPIDIIPNGSGSQRSSPLEMTDEEVDLEIEKIIKKKSLSKEKIMSLTSDKKTEDLSLRNDCIIVKDSQSNIYASFKTEIRNNTIDNVSQSSNDDDANYLTEDVSIYSEHNTSHPGSVISVAVVSENNGTEEKTTADSEDLQLNESNDNVVEESSNCNEPSDSANRFSLPQNRRISERDSANHSPVDPMLASPSMCHFSDSHSEGSSDSGKGCSEAASPPPANMNIVTSETGLRIHQFIIPQTLVGLLIGKYGSFVTKIKAKTGATVYVRRHPDLVKQKICAVEGTEPEIEAALEMIKEKFPEKRFPNFTTQEISAELYQRLSPLVPEFLQLQLVESVNNDTIMTCLVSAGHFFLQQPLHPTFPSLHALHRLMAATYQNPDVPALPRPVKESSICAAPTENNWYRAQIISTSEENDTSVVKLVDFGGYLTVDNDQLKQIRSDFMTLPFQATEALLAFVKPANDEAEWSGEALRIMAGLTAGQLLHAQVAGYDEAGLPLVHLYLTLNPQQVIFLNRELVDRGLAEWDIPPDS, from the exons ATGGCACCTTGTCGTCAGCTACTTATGTGGTCAGTCCCATCAATAGCTGTTTTATTGGGAATTTTTTGGTTCAAGAAAAAGCGAGAGTATGCAAAATCTGACCCCGGTGGAAGAGAAAGGATAAAAAGCTTAAGAGATGAATTAGCAGAGGCTTTAAATGCTGAAGCTGAAATAATTAAATCCTCCCCAATATGCAAAATTGAGCGTTCTATTATAAAGTCTTCACCTATTGATATAATTCCAAATGGTAGTGGATCCCAAAGATCCTCTCCACTGGAAATGACTGATGAGGAAGTGGATCTAGAGatagaaaaaattattaaaaagaaatctcTTTCTAAAGAGAAGATAATGTCACTAACTTCAGATAAAAAAACAGAAGATCTTAGTCTCAGGAATGATTGCATTATTGTTAAAGATTCTCAATCTAATATCTATGcatcttttaaaactgaaattagAAATAACACTATTGATAATGTTAGTCAAAGTTCAAATGATGATGATGCTAATTATTTAACAGAAGACGTGTCTATTTATTCTGAACATAACACTTCACATCCAGGTAGTGTTATATCAGTAGCTGTAGTATCCGAAAATAATGGAACTGAAGAGAAAACTACAGCTGACAGTGAAGACTTACAGCTTAATGAAAGTAATGATAATGTAGTTGAAGAATCTAGTAATTGTAATGAACCTAGTGATAGTGCTAATAGGTTCTCCTTACCACAAAATAGAAGAATCTCAGAAAGAGATTCAGCAAATCATAGTCCAGTTGATCCAATGCTGGCTAGTCCATCTATGTGTCACTTCTCAGACAGTCACAGTGAG ggtTCAAGTGATAGTGGAAAAGGTTGTTCTGAAGCAGCCAGTCCACCTCCTGCAAATATGAATATTGTCACTTCTGAGACTGGATTGAGAATACACCAATTTATAATTCCACAAACTTTGGTTGGTCTATTAATAGGAAAATATGGTTCAtttgtaactaaaattaaagcaaaaacagGTGCAACAGTTTATGTAAGAAGACATCCAGATttagttaaacaaaaaatttgTGCAGTTGAAG GTACTGAGCCTGAAATTGAAGCAGCTTTAGAAATGATTAAAGAAAAATTCCCTGAAAAGAGATTCCCAAACTTTACTACTCAAGAAATTAGTGCTGAATTATATCAAAGACTGAGTCCTTTAGTACCAGAATTTCTTCAA TTGCAGCTTGTGGAGTCTGTAAACAATGACACAATAATGACGTGTCTGGTGAGTGCGGGGCACTTCTTCCTACAACAGCCGCTGCACCCCACCTTCCCTTCCCTGCACGCGCTGCACCGCCTCATGGCCGCCACTTACCAGAATCCGGACGTGCCGGCGTTGCCACGGCCAGTGAAAG agagCTCTATCTGCGCTGCACCAACTGAAAACAACTGGTACCGCGCGCAAATCATATCTACATCAGAGGAGAATGACACATCTGTAGTGAAGTTGGTTGACTTTGGCGGTTACCTCACCGTTGACAACGACCAGCTTAAGCAGATTCGTTCAGACTTTATGACACTGCCCTTCCAGGCAACGGAGGCTCTACTAGCTTTTGTGAAGCCTGCCAATGATG AGGCTGAATGGAGCGGCGAGGCGCTGCGCATCATGGCGGGGCTGACAGCGGGACAGTTGCTGCACGCGCAAGTCGCTGGCTACGACGAGGCGGGCCTGCCGCTTGTGCACCTCTACCTCACGCTCAATCCTCAG CaagtaatatttctaaatagagAGTTGGTGGACCGCGGCCTGGCGGAGTGGGACATCCCGCCGGACTCGTGA